The following coding sequences lie in one Flavobacterium sediminis genomic window:
- the rpsG gene encoding 30S ribosomal protein S7, whose translation MRKRQAKKRPLLPDPKFNDQLVTRFVNNLMWDGKKSVAFKVFYDALDIVESKKQDAEKTSLEIWKDALTNVMPHVEVRSRRVGGASFQIPMQIRPDRKISMAMKWLILYARKRNEKSMAGKLASEILAAAKEEGAAVKKRMDTHKMAEANKAFSHFRF comes from the coding sequence ATGAGAAAAAGACAGGCCAAAAAAAGACCTCTTTTACCGGATCCGAAGTTTAACGATCAATTGGTGACTCGTTTTGTAAATAACTTAATGTGGGATGGTAAGAAATCAGTTGCTTTTAAAGTATTTTATGATGCATTAGACATCGTTGAGTCTAAAAAGCAAGACGCAGAGAAAACGTCATTAGAGATTTGGAAAGACGCTTTAACAAATGTTATGCCTCACGTAGAAGTTCGTTCTCGTCGTGTAGGTGGTGCTTCATTCCAAATTCCGATGCAAATTCGTCCGGATAGAAAAATTTCTATGGCGATGAAATGGTTAATTCTTTATGCAAGAAAAAGAAATGAGAAATCTATGGCTGGTAAATTAGCTTCTGAAATTTTAGCTGCTGCTAAAGAAGAAGGTGCTGCAGTTAAGAAAAGAATGGACACTCACAAAATGGCTGAGGCAAACAAAGCATTCTCTCACTTTAGATTTTAA
- a CDS encoding glycoside hydrolase family 97 protein: protein MKKIIVLLFLSVVSFAVNAQELKSPNGKQVMTFSLLKDGTPTYQLSYNGKEVVKPSKLGFELKNDKQSLLDGFVIEKIETNTFNETWKPVWGEVKEIVNHYNELAVTLLQKVTNRKMVVRFRLYNEGLGFRYEFPEQKDLVYFVIKEERTQFAMTGDHTAFWIPGDYDTQEYDYTESKLSEIRSLFKNAVTSNASQEQFSETGVQTALMMKTADGLYINLHEAALIDYSLMSLNLDDKKFVFQSWLTPDSKGNKGNLQAPCHSPWRTVMVSNDAREILASKLTLNLNDPCKIEDTSWIKPVKYVGVWWEMITGKSSWAYTDDLPSVQLGVTDYSKTKPNGKHGATTKHVKELIDFAALHGFDAVLVEGWNEGWEDWFGHEKDYVFDFVTPYPDFDVKGIHQYAASKGIKMIMHHETSGSVRNYERHMDTAYRFMKDNGYDAVKSGYVGNILPIGEHHYSQWINNHYLYAVKKAADYKIMVNAHEAVRPTGICRTYPNLIGNESARGTEFQAFGGSKPNHVTILPFTRLIGGPMDYTPGIFEMDIDKLNPDNHSHVNSTLANQLALYVTMYSPLQMAADLPENYNRFLDAFQFIKDVAVDWDDSKYLEAEPGKYITVARKAKGTQNWFIGNVNGITKRTSKIKLDFLEKGKKYKATIYADAKDAHYKTNPQAYIISEKTVSNKSELTLTSAPGGGYAISIIEVK, encoded by the coding sequence ATGAAAAAAATAATTGTTCTGTTATTCCTTTCTGTGGTTTCATTTGCTGTTAATGCACAAGAGTTAAAGTCGCCAAACGGAAAGCAAGTAATGACTTTTTCGCTTCTGAAAGACGGTACGCCGACGTATCAGCTAAGTTATAACGGAAAAGAAGTAGTAAAACCAAGTAAGCTGGGTTTTGAATTGAAAAATGATAAACAATCCTTGTTAGATGGTTTTGTAATAGAGAAGATAGAAACGAATACATTCAATGAAACGTGGAAACCGGTTTGGGGCGAAGTAAAAGAAATTGTAAATCATTACAATGAATTGGCAGTAACTTTACTTCAAAAAGTAACGAATCGTAAAATGGTTGTTCGCTTTCGTTTGTATAACGAAGGTTTAGGTTTTCGTTACGAATTTCCGGAACAAAAAGATTTAGTGTATTTCGTTATCAAAGAGGAAAGAACACAGTTTGCAATGACGGGAGACCATACCGCTTTTTGGATTCCGGGAGATTATGACACACAAGAATACGATTATACTGAATCAAAATTATCTGAGATACGATCGTTGTTTAAAAATGCAGTGACTTCCAATGCTTCACAAGAGCAATTTTCAGAAACGGGAGTACAAACGGCGTTGATGATGAAAACCGCTGATGGTTTATACATCAATTTACACGAAGCAGCTTTAATCGATTATTCGTTGATGAGTTTGAACTTAGACGATAAAAAATTTGTATTCCAATCTTGGTTAACACCTGATTCAAAAGGAAACAAAGGAAACCTACAAGCACCTTGTCATTCGCCATGGAGAACTGTTATGGTGAGTAATGATGCTCGCGAAATTTTAGCGTCAAAATTGACCTTGAACTTAAATGATCCTTGTAAAATTGAAGATACCTCATGGATTAAACCGGTAAAATATGTTGGTGTTTGGTGGGAAATGATTACCGGAAAAAGCTCATGGGCTTATACTGATGATTTACCTTCTGTACAATTAGGGGTGACGGATTACTCTAAAACAAAACCTAATGGGAAACACGGAGCGACAACTAAACACGTAAAAGAATTGATCGATTTTGCAGCTTTACATGGTTTTGATGCAGTTTTAGTAGAAGGTTGGAACGAAGGTTGGGAAGATTGGTTTGGTCACGAAAAAGATTATGTATTCGATTTTGTAACACCATATCCGGATTTTGATGTAAAAGGAATCCATCAATATGCGGCTTCAAAAGGTATAAAAATGATTATGCACCATGAAACCTCAGGTTCGGTTCGCAACTACGAGCGTCACATGGATACGGCGTACCGATTCATGAAAGACAACGGATATGATGCCGTGAAAAGTGGATATGTGGGGAATATTTTACCAATTGGCGAACATCATTATAGTCAATGGATCAACAATCATTATTTATATGCTGTTAAAAAGGCAGCTGATTATAAGATCATGGTAAATGCGCATGAAGCGGTTCGTCCGACAGGTATTTGTAGAACCTATCCGAATTTAATCGGAAACGAATCGGCTCGTGGAACCGAATTCCAAGCGTTTGGAGGTTCAAAACCAAATCACGTGACGATTTTGCCTTTTACACGATTGATTGGTGGACCAATGGATTACACACCGGGAATTTTTGAAATGGATATCGATAAGTTAAATCCGGATAATCATTCGCATGTAAATTCAACATTGGCAAACCAATTGGCTTTATATGTAACGATGTACAGCCCGTTGCAAATGGCAGCCGATTTACCGGAAAACTACAATCGTTTCTTAGATGCTTTCCAATTTATCAAAGATGTAGCAGTAGATTGGGATGATTCTAAATATTTAGAAGCTGAGCCGGGAAAATATATTACCGTGGCTCGTAAAGCAAAAGGAACTCAAAATTGGTTCATAGGAAATGTTAATGGCATAACCAAGAGAACTTCAAAAATCAAATTAGATTTCTTAGAAAAAGGTAAAAAGTACAAAGCAACTATTTACGCAGATGCTAAAGACGCACATTACAAAACCAATCCGCAGGCTTATATTATTTCTGAAAAAACAGTAAGTAACAAATCAGAGTTAACGTTAACTTCTGCTCCGGGTGGCGGATATGCGATCAGTATCATTGAAGTGAAATAA
- the rpsL gene encoding 30S ribosomal protein S12, which yields MPTIQQLVRTGRAKITKKSKSAALDSCPQRRGVCTRVYTTTPKKPNSAMRKVARVRLTNGNEVNAYIPGEGHNLQEHSIVLVRGGRVKDLPGVRYHIVRGALDTAGVNGRLQRRSKYGAKRPKDKK from the coding sequence ATGCCAACAATTCAACAATTAGTAAGAACTGGAAGAGCCAAAATAACTAAGAAGAGTAAATCGGCTGCTTTAGATTCTTGTCCTCAAAGAAGAGGGGTTTGTACGCGTGTTTACACTACAACGCCAAAAAAACCAAACTCGGCAATGCGTAAAGTTGCCCGTGTTCGTTTAACAAATGGTAATGAGGTAAATGCATACATCCCGGGAGAAGGACACAATCTACAAGAGCACTCGATAGTATTAGTTAGAGGTGGAAGGGTAAAAGATTTACCAGGAGTTAGATACCACATCGTACGTGGTGCTTTGGATACAGCCGGAGTTAACGGTCGTTTACAAAGAAGATCTAAATATGGTGCTAAACGCCCTAAAGACAAAAAGTAA
- a CDS encoding alpha-amylase family glycosyl hydrolase: protein MKKIILSVFAILILMSCKKEKPAEIQSEEPKLEAINETTADNAVIYEANIRQYSPEGTFNEFTKDIPKVKELGVKILWLMPIHEIGVKKRKAKGELSVEDITDTIERKKYLGSYYSIKDYRSINKEFGSADDLHQLVETAHQNGIYVILDWVANHTAWDHPWVTEHNDFYTHDEKGNMIAPFDWTDVAELNYDNPELRKAMIADMKYWITNFDIDGFRCDVAGEVPTDFWNEATAQLRKEKPVFMLAEAEKPELMKQAFNMQYGWDVHHIFNDIAQGKKTVKDFDAYMTKIDTLLDKDDIYMNFTSNHDENSWNGTEFERMGDAVEAFAALSYVMPGMPLIYNGQEYDLKKRLKFFEKDTIPHVEGKMMKVYEKLGKLKAENPALSGGEHKASYKRILTSNDNSILVFEREKEGKKVVFIANLSAEEQNVTFELDQKYKDYNAGKPFEFKKEEGLKLEPWQYYILVN, encoded by the coding sequence ATGAAGAAAATAATTCTATCCGTTTTTGCAATTCTGATTTTAATGAGTTGTAAAAAAGAAAAACCAGCAGAAATCCAATCTGAAGAACCGAAATTAGAAGCTATAAACGAAACAACAGCAGATAATGCAGTGATTTATGAAGCTAATATTCGTCAATATTCACCGGAAGGAACGTTTAACGAGTTTACCAAAGATATTCCGAAAGTAAAAGAATTAGGCGTAAAAATCCTTTGGCTGATGCCAATCCATGAGATCGGAGTAAAAAAACGCAAAGCAAAAGGTGAGTTGTCAGTCGAAGATATTACGGATACTATTGAACGAAAAAAATATTTAGGGAGTTATTATTCTATTAAAGACTACAGAAGTATCAATAAAGAGTTTGGTTCGGCTGACGATCTGCATCAATTGGTAGAAACAGCACATCAAAATGGGATATATGTTATTTTGGATTGGGTAGCCAATCATACCGCTTGGGATCATCCTTGGGTAACGGAGCACAACGATTTTTATACACATGATGAAAAAGGAAATATGATTGCTCCTTTTGATTGGACTGATGTTGCCGAATTAAACTATGATAATCCGGAATTGCGGAAAGCTATGATTGCAGATATGAAATATTGGATTACCAATTTTGATATCGATGGTTTTCGATGTGATGTAGCAGGAGAAGTACCAACTGATTTCTGGAATGAAGCTACAGCTCAACTTCGCAAAGAAAAACCAGTTTTTATGTTGGCCGAAGCCGAAAAACCGGAATTAATGAAACAGGCTTTCAATATGCAATACGGTTGGGATGTGCACCATATTTTTAATGATATTGCACAAGGTAAAAAGACAGTTAAAGATTTTGATGCTTACATGACAAAGATCGACACATTGTTAGATAAAGACGATATTTACATGAATTTTACGTCGAATCACGATGAGAATTCCTGGAATGGAACTGAATTTGAACGAATGGGTGATGCGGTTGAAGCTTTTGCTGCTTTGAGCTATGTTATGCCGGGCATGCCTTTAATCTATAACGGACAGGAATACGATTTAAAGAAACGTTTGAAATTTTTCGAAAAAGATACCATTCCTCATGTTGAAGGAAAAATGATGAAGGTTTATGAAAAGCTGGGGAAATTGAAAGCAGAAAATCCGGCTTTAAGCGGAGGAGAACATAAAGCCTCTTATAAAAGAATACTAACGTCAAACGATAATTCGATTCTGGTTTTTGAAAGAGAAAAAGAAGGAAAGAAAGTGGTTTTTATAGCGAATTTGTCAGCAGAAGAGCAAAATGTTACTTTTGAATTAGATCAGAAATATAAAGATTACAACGCAGGAAAACCTTTTGAATTCAAAAAAGAAGAAGGGTTGAAATTAGAACCTTGGCAATATTACATCTTAGTAAATTAA
- a CDS encoding glycoside hydrolase family 65 protein yields the protein MNQDYIVPDNWSVIEEGFEPAHVRSSESLFSLGNGAMGQRANFEEDYSGSTFQGSYIAGVYYPDKTKVGWWKNGYPEYFAKVLNAPNWIGIQIEIDGENLDLKTCKSVANFRRELNMKEGWYKRSFQAVLPNDVEIQVNVLRFLSLEWNEVGAIRYQIRPLNKSVNVTWKPYVDSGIENKDTNWEEKFWKVDAIKQYKNAGFIQSHTLKTNFEVVTFMDNQVFLDGENLNLQPAAVTQEESKVQLSYSVSVGQDQTVVLQKFGGYVTSMNHAVENLFEAAQNAIDRANQLGFETLLSNQIEDWDRIWQMSDITIEGDVKAQQGIRFNIFHLNQTYSGKDSRLNIGPKGFTGEKYGGSTYWDTEAYCIPFYMATKDQNVARNLLAYRYNQLEKAIENAEKLGFSNGAALYPMVTMNGEECHNEWEITFEEIHRNGAIAFAIFNYTRYTEDESYIPEKGLEVLIGIARFWHQRATFSTHKNKYVILGVTGPNEYENNVNNNWYTNYIAKWCIDYTVQQIENVAQKFGSDYTRIMNKAKLSQAEISEWKKVADNMYFPYSEEHGVFLQQDGFLDKELVSVANLDKAQRPINQKWSWDRILRSPYIKQADTLQGFYFFEDHFTREELKKHFDFYEPFTVHESSLSPCVHSIQAAVLDRMEQAYTFYLRTSRLDLDDYNKEVHEGLHITSMAGTWMSIVEGFGGMRVKNGTLSFDPKIPAEWQSYSFKVNFRNRIFKVQVSQSGTEIFVDGDQNIAIQLNGESFEAKALLNI from the coding sequence ATGAATCAAGATTATATAGTACCGGATAATTGGTCGGTTATAGAAGAAGGATTTGAGCCGGCTCATGTACGTTCCTCAGAAAGTTTATTCAGTTTAGGAAACGGAGCAATGGGACAACGTGCTAATTTTGAAGAAGATTATTCAGGAAGTACTTTTCAAGGAAGTTATATTGCCGGAGTATATTATCCTGATAAAACTAAAGTGGGTTGGTGGAAGAACGGTTATCCCGAATATTTTGCCAAAGTCCTAAACGCACCCAATTGGATTGGAATTCAAATAGAAATTGACGGAGAAAATTTGGATTTGAAAACTTGTAAATCAGTTGCCAATTTCCGTCGCGAATTGAATATGAAAGAAGGTTGGTACAAACGTTCTTTTCAGGCAGTTTTACCAAACGACGTAGAAATTCAGGTTAATGTTTTGCGTTTCTTGTCTTTAGAATGGAATGAAGTCGGAGCTATTCGTTACCAAATTAGGCCATTGAACAAGTCGGTTAATGTAACTTGGAAACCGTATGTAGATTCAGGAATTGAAAATAAAGATACTAACTGGGAAGAAAAATTCTGGAAAGTTGATGCTATAAAGCAATATAAAAATGCAGGGTTTATCCAGTCACATACTTTAAAAACTAATTTTGAAGTAGTTACTTTTATGGATAATCAGGTTTTTCTTGATGGTGAAAATCTAAATTTGCAACCTGCTGCAGTTACTCAGGAAGAATCAAAAGTACAGTTGAGTTACAGTGTTTCTGTAGGGCAAGACCAAACGGTAGTTTTGCAGAAGTTCGGAGGCTATGTAACCTCAATGAATCACGCAGTTGAAAATTTATTCGAAGCAGCTCAAAATGCTATTGATAGAGCGAATCAATTAGGTTTTGAAACACTTTTATCAAATCAAATTGAAGATTGGGATAGGATTTGGCAAATGAGCGATATCACCATAGAAGGAGATGTGAAAGCCCAGCAGGGAATTCGTTTCAATATTTTTCATTTGAACCAGACCTATTCAGGGAAAGATTCGCGTTTGAATATTGGTCCCAAAGGATTTACCGGTGAAAAATATGGCGGTTCAACTTATTGGGATACAGAAGCCTATTGTATTCCGTTTTACATGGCAACCAAAGATCAGAACGTAGCCAGAAATTTATTAGCCTATCGATACAATCAGTTGGAAAAAGCCATTGAAAATGCCGAAAAATTAGGATTTTCTAATGGAGCGGCTTTGTATCCTATGGTAACGATGAATGGTGAAGAATGTCATAACGAATGGGAAATTACATTCGAAGAAATTCATAGAAATGGCGCCATAGCTTTTGCTATCTTCAATTACACACGCTATACGGAAGATGAGTCGTATATTCCGGAGAAAGGTTTGGAAGTGTTAATCGGAATTGCGCGTTTTTGGCATCAAAGAGCCACATTTTCAACGCATAAAAATAAGTATGTAATTTTGGGTGTAACCGGTCCGAATGAATACGAAAATAACGTGAATAATAACTGGTATACTAATTATATTGCCAAATGGTGTATTGATTATACAGTACAGCAGATTGAAAATGTAGCTCAAAAATTCGGTTCTGATTATACCCGAATTATGAATAAAGCTAAACTGTCACAAGCGGAAATTTCTGAATGGAAAAAAGTTGCCGACAATATGTATTTCCCTTATTCGGAAGAACATGGTGTGTTTTTACAACAAGATGGTTTCTTAGATAAAGAATTGGTGTCTGTAGCTAATTTAGACAAAGCGCAACGACCAATTAATCAAAAATGGTCTTGGGACAGGATTTTGCGTTCGCCTTACATCAAACAAGCGGACACATTGCAAGGGTTCTATTTCTTTGAAGATCATTTTACCAGAGAGGAATTGAAAAAACATTTTGATTTTTACGAACCGTTTACAGTACATGAAAGTTCACTTTCGCCTTGTGTACACTCTATTCAGGCAGCGGTTTTGGATAGAATGGAACAAGCCTATACATTTTATCTGAGAACCTCTCGTTTAGATTTAGATGATTACAATAAAGAAGTTCATGAAGGATTGCATATTACGTCTATGGCAGGAACCTGGATGAGTATCGTTGAAGGTTTCGGTGGAATGCGTGTGAAGAATGGAACACTTTCTTTTGATCCTAAGATCCCAGCGGAATGGCAATCGTATTCTTTTAAAGTTAATTTTAGAAATCGTATCTTTAAAGTTCAGGTAAGCCAGTCTGGAACTGAAATTTTTGTGGACGGAGACCAAAATATCGCTATTCAACTGAATGGAGAATCCTTTGAAGCTAAAGCCCTATTAAATATATAA
- the pgmB gene encoding beta-phosphoglucomutase gives MKQKTFIFDLDGVIVDTAKYHFIAWQNLAQSIGIQFTHEDNEQLKGVSRVRSLELILEWGNVQANQEQKELWLVQKNEEYLAFIEKMNETEVLKGVVNVLEFLKQNHQNIVLGSASKNAKPILEKTNLLHYFDAIVDGNDVTNAKPDPEVFLQGAKKVNAVATDCIVFEDSVAGIQAANVAQMTSIGIGEVNVLNEAQFCFQNFTQISEDFLKELIKK, from the coding sequence ATGAAACAGAAAACATTCATATTTGATCTGGACGGAGTTATAGTTGATACTGCTAAATACCATTTTATAGCTTGGCAAAACTTAGCCCAAAGTATTGGAATTCAGTTTACACATGAAGATAACGAGCAACTAAAAGGAGTTAGTAGAGTGCGTTCACTGGAATTGATACTGGAATGGGGAAATGTTCAGGCAAATCAGGAACAGAAAGAACTTTGGCTGGTACAAAAAAATGAAGAGTATTTAGCATTCATTGAAAAAATGAATGAAACAGAAGTACTGAAAGGAGTGGTTAACGTATTGGAATTTTTAAAACAAAATCATCAAAATATTGTATTAGGATCGGCAAGTAAAAATGCTAAACCCATTTTAGAAAAGACCAATTTGCTACACTATTTTGATGCTATTGTAGACGGAAATGATGTAACCAATGCTAAGCCGGATCCGGAAGTGTTTTTACAAGGAGCTAAAAAAGTTAATGCGGTTGCAACAGATTGCATTGTGTTTGAAGATTCGGTTGCCGGAATTCAAGCCGCTAATGTTGCACAAATGACCAGCATAGGAATTGGAGAAGTAAACGTTTTGAACGAAGCACAATTTTGCTTTCAGAACTTTACACAAATAAGTGAAGATTTTTTAAAAGAACTAATTAAAAAATAA
- a CDS encoding glycoside hydrolase family 13 protein — MKKLLYLILVLFTISISAQIEKMEPPFWYEGMNYNQVQILFYGKNIAQNQVSVSDNVVITNVVKTENPNYVFVTINTKDVSSRILHFTFRNGRKSFVKDFEIKKRRPNSALRKSFDSSDVIYLLMPDRFANGNPDNDSVKKLQEKGNRSLPGGRHGGDIQGIIDHLDYVQELGATAIWSTPLCEDNDKGYSYHTYGQSDVYQIDVRYGTNEDYKRLAAEMHKRDMKLILDYVTNHWGAEHWMFKDMPTYDWFHQFPGYAQSNYRMTTQFDSNASQRDAKYCMDGWFVPSMPDLNQSNPLVLNYLIQNAIWWIEYADLDGFRVDTYSYNDKEGIAKWTKAITDEYPYFNIVGEVWMHDQAQMSYWQKDSPIAKIQSYNSYLPSVMDFTLHDAFGNVFNENNAGWNDGMIKFYDNFTNDFLYANPNNLLIFLENHDTGRFNQNYQKDFKKYQLGMTVLATMRGIPQLYYGTEIAMAGDKGKGDADIRQDFPGGWESDSNNAFTNSGRTAEQKHFFDFTKKVLNWRKTSKAIHNGKLMHYIPENNVYVYFRYTDDETVMVILNNNLENQTLSLSRFEERLKDFTSADEVISGSKISLEKELSISGKTAMILELK, encoded by the coding sequence ATGAAAAAACTACTATACTTAATATTAGTGTTGTTCACTATTTCCATTTCAGCTCAGATCGAAAAAATGGAGCCACCGTTTTGGTACGAAGGGATGAATTACAATCAGGTTCAAATTCTTTTCTACGGGAAAAATATAGCGCAAAACCAAGTATCGGTTTCTGATAATGTGGTGATTACAAATGTAGTTAAAACAGAAAATCCGAACTATGTATTCGTGACTATCAATACTAAAGATGTTTCAAGTCGCATCTTACATTTTACATTCAGGAACGGAAGAAAATCGTTTGTTAAGGATTTCGAAATTAAAAAGAGAAGACCTAATTCTGCTTTGCGCAAAAGTTTTGATTCGTCTGATGTGATTTATTTGTTAATGCCGGATAGATTTGCAAATGGAAATCCGGATAACGATTCTGTAAAAAAGTTACAGGAAAAAGGAAACAGAAGTTTGCCGGGTGGAAGACATGGTGGCGATATTCAGGGAATTATCGATCATCTGGATTATGTGCAAGAATTAGGGGCAACAGCAATTTGGTCAACACCGCTTTGCGAAGACAACGATAAGGGCTATTCATATCATACTTACGGGCAATCGGATGTGTATCAGATTGATGTGCGTTACGGGACCAATGAAGATTACAAACGTTTAGCGGCTGAAATGCACAAGCGCGACATGAAATTAATCCTGGATTATGTAACGAATCACTGGGGGGCAGAACATTGGATGTTTAAAGATATGCCAACATACGATTGGTTTCATCAGTTTCCGGGTTATGCCCAAAGTAATTATCGCATGACTACGCAATTTGATTCCAATGCTTCTCAGCGTGATGCTAAATATTGCATGGACGGATGGTTTGTGCCAAGTATGCCTGATTTGAACCAATCCAATCCTTTAGTGCTGAATTATTTGATTCAAAATGCTATTTGGTGGATAGAATATGCTGATTTAGACGGATTCCGTGTCGATACATATTCATACAATGATAAGGAAGGAATTGCTAAATGGACAAAAGCTATCACTGATGAATATCCGTATTTTAATATCGTGGGGGAAGTGTGGATGCATGACCAGGCACAAATGTCGTATTGGCAAAAAGACAGTCCCATTGCTAAGATCCAAAGCTATAATTCGTATTTGCCAAGTGTAATGGATTTTACATTGCACGATGCTTTTGGAAACGTTTTTAATGAAAATAACGCAGGTTGGAATGATGGAATGATTAAATTCTACGATAATTTTACCAATGACTTTTTATATGCCAATCCGAATAATTTATTGATCTTTTTGGAAAACCACGATACAGGTCGTTTCAATCAAAATTACCAAAAGGATTTTAAAAAGTATCAGTTAGGAATGACAGTATTAGCAACTATGCGTGGGATTCCGCAATTATACTATGGAACCGAAATAGCAATGGCTGGCGATAAAGGAAAAGGCGATGCTGATATTCGTCAGGATTTTCCGGGCGGCTGGGAAAGCGATTCCAATAATGCATTTACCAATTCGGGAAGAACGGCAGAGCAGAAGCATTTTTTTGATTTTACCAAAAAAGTGTTGAACTGGCGTAAAACATCAAAGGCTATTCACAACGGGAAGTTAATGCATTACATTCCGGAAAATAATGTGTATGTGTATTTCCGTTATACGGATGATGAAACCGTAATGGTGATCTTGAATAACAATTTAGAAAATCAAACGCTGTCATTGTCTCGATTTGAAGAGCGATTAAAGGATTTTACTTCGGCGGATGAAGTGATCTCAGGAAGTAAGATTTCGCTGGAAAAAGAACTTTCTATTTCAGGGAAAACAGCCATGATTTTAGAATTAAAATAA